The Solibacillus sp. FSL W7-1436 genome window below encodes:
- a CDS encoding class I SAM-dependent rRNA methyltransferase — protein MRKKTELQVESKAIKDLTNGNPLILKDTVVMPEVSIEEGSLLHLVDKSGGYIATGYYGIQNKGIGWVLTRKEKEQIDVKFFTKKIRESAEKRADFFASEDTTAFRVFNGEGDGIGGLTIDFFNGFYMVSWYSEGIYSFRNDIYEALNAAVNTRGIYEKLRFDTNGQYINQDDYVSGEKGEFPLIVQENGMNFAVDLNDGAMTGIFLDQRNVRKALRDRYSTDKTVLNTFSYTGAFSVAAALGGASGTTSVDLAKRSLPKTIEQFSVNGIDYESQDIKVMNVFDYFSYAARKGLKFDVVVLDPPSFARTKKMTFSTSKDYPKLLKDALTITNNGGVIIASTNNASFNMKKFKTFIDKAFKDYGARYKILEEHQLPEDFTVPHNFPEFNYLKVVIIQVMN, from the coding sequence ATGAGAAAAAAAACAGAACTACAAGTAGAAAGTAAAGCGATTAAGGATTTGACGAATGGCAATCCATTAATTTTAAAAGATACAGTGGTAATGCCGGAAGTATCGATTGAAGAAGGCAGCCTACTTCATTTAGTTGATAAAAGCGGCGGCTATATTGCAACTGGCTATTACGGTATTCAAAATAAGGGAATCGGCTGGGTGCTGACTCGTAAAGAAAAAGAGCAGATCGATGTGAAGTTCTTTACGAAAAAAATCCGTGAATCTGCTGAAAAACGTGCAGACTTTTTTGCCTCTGAAGATACAACTGCTTTCCGTGTATTTAATGGCGAAGGTGACGGCATTGGCGGTTTGACAATTGATTTCTTTAACGGCTTTTACATGGTGAGCTGGTACAGTGAAGGGATTTATTCATTCCGTAATGATATCTATGAAGCATTGAATGCGGCAGTGAATACACGCGGGATTTATGAAAAACTGCGCTTTGATACAAATGGTCAATATATTAATCAGGATGATTATGTATCCGGTGAAAAAGGCGAATTCCCGCTGATCGTTCAGGAAAACGGCATGAACTTTGCGGTTGATCTGAATGATGGGGCAATGACAGGAATTTTCCTGGATCAGCGCAATGTACGTAAAGCATTACGTGACCGCTATTCAACAGATAAGACGGTACTGAATACATTCTCGTATACTGGTGCGTTTTCGGTTGCCGCAGCTTTAGGCGGAGCATCGGGTACGACTAGTGTCGATTTGGCAAAACGCAGCTTACCGAAAACAATTGAGCAATTCAGTGTGAATGGAATTGACTATGAATCACAAGATATTAAAGTGATGAACGTATTTGACTACTTCAGCTATGCCGCAAGAAAAGGCCTGAAATTCGATGTCGTTGTACTGGATCCGCCAAGTTTTGCCCGTACGAAAAAAATGACGTTCAGTACGTCAAAAGATTATCCGAAATTGCTTAAGGATGCGTTAACGATTACAAACAATGGTGGAGTAATTATCGCATCAACGAACAATGCAAGCTTTAATATGAAAAAGTTCAAAACATTCATCGACAAAGCATTTAAAGATTATGGGGCACGCTATAAAATTTTAGAAGAGCACCAATTGCCGGAAGATTTCACTGTGCCGCATAACTTCCCGGAATTCAATTATTTAAAAGTGGTCATCATACAAGTGATGAACTAA
- the bioB gene encoding biotin synthase BioB: MNWVQLAEEVLEGKILTHEEALAIVHAPDDELLLLMQGAFLIRKHYYGKKVKLNMIMNAKSGYCPENCGYCSQSSISTAPIEKYPFITKEEIIAGAKKAFENQIGTFCIVASGRGPTRKDVKVVSEAVQEIKEQYGLKVCACLGLLKDEQAEQLKTAGVDRYNHNLNTSEKHHDYITTSHTYKDRVNTVEIAKKYGMSPCSGAIIGMRETKQDVVDIAYALHALDADSIPINFLNAIDGTKLEGTKELDPRYCLKVLALFRYINPTKEIRIAGGREINLGSLQPLGLYAANSIFVGDYLTTEGQEENADYALIRDLGFEIEINEKQAALQM, translated from the coding sequence ATGAATTGGGTTCAATTAGCTGAAGAAGTTCTCGAAGGAAAAATACTTACGCATGAAGAAGCGTTAGCCATTGTCCATGCACCGGACGATGAATTGTTGCTATTAATGCAAGGGGCCTTTCTTATTCGGAAGCACTATTACGGTAAAAAGGTAAAACTAAATATGATTATGAATGCTAAAAGTGGCTACTGCCCTGAAAACTGCGGCTATTGTTCACAATCATCCATTTCTACTGCACCAATTGAAAAATATCCGTTTATAACAAAAGAAGAAATTATTGCCGGAGCCAAAAAAGCGTTTGAAAATCAGATTGGAACGTTTTGTATTGTTGCAAGTGGACGTGGACCGACACGGAAAGATGTAAAGGTTGTAAGTGAAGCGGTTCAGGAAATTAAAGAACAATACGGATTAAAAGTTTGTGCTTGTTTAGGGCTGCTAAAAGATGAACAGGCTGAACAATTAAAAACAGCTGGAGTCGACCGCTATAATCATAATTTGAATACATCCGAGAAGCATCACGATTATATTACCACTTCACATACATATAAAGACCGGGTCAATACGGTTGAAATTGCTAAAAAATATGGGATGTCACCTTGTTCGGGGGCCATTATTGGAATGCGTGAAACGAAACAGGATGTTGTTGATATTGCCTATGCACTTCATGCGCTGGATGCAGATTCCATTCCAATCAACTTTTTAAATGCAATTGATGGGACAAAGCTGGAAGGCACAAAGGAGCTGGATCCCCGCTATTGCTTAAAAGTACTCGCCTTATTCCGCTACATTAACCCAACAAAGGAAATACGAATCGCTGGAGGACGTGAAATCAACTTAGGGTCGTTACAGCCACTTGGGTTGTATGCTGCAAATAGTATTTTTGTAGGGGATTATTTAACAACAGAAGGTCAAGAGGAAAATGCGGATTACGCATTAATCAGAGATTTAGGCTTTGAAATTGAAATCAATGAGAAGCAGGCAGCACTTCAAATGTAG
- a CDS encoding N-acetylmuramoyl-L-alanine amidase — MNQKLITLVVAIFLVCTLAVTPTSAKVVFADVATTDATYDEIQYLISLGAIKGYQEKGKTYYKPNMSVTRAQAAKMAVIAAGKSPLKVTKSSYTDVKVGSEQSTYIERARQLGLFTTTSGKFSPNATLSREEMSHVLSIAFNLNVSDYKELPVYFPDVSSSNTYAPYIKAIYYNGITKGSDGKYMPKSSVTRAQFASFIARAKSDKFRLALPEHLDSVDTTQVIGLVSVTTDGLNVRTKPTTSSAVIGRVNKGGKLSVYAVEGDWLKVSYQGYYGYISKSYAKFLAPDGNAIGPSIKAVKTNTIINLYYKPTSSSKKIKQISAGSTLSVYKEIDGYYLTTAGGVPGYIVKNSTTDVGGSNVNPPPSETDSDNNNPIVTSGTTGKVTVASLNMRKSASGSSATIKQLSKGTVIAVHSIDGYWAKVTAGKDTGYVHKSYIKLVNEKGSPVKDRIIILDPGHGGKDPGAVNSGSTEKAIVLKVGNLVKQKLEANGAKVFSTRTGDTFPTLQDRVNLTKNKFGEIFVSIHVNAATSTSAQGTETYYSITTGDQYEEDKKLATYINTEIVNNANMKNRGVKEAQYYVTRNMIIPSVLVELGFISNAEDRKKLINDKYVEIYAQSIYNGIVDYYRK; from the coding sequence ATGAATCAAAAACTGATTACATTGGTTGTTGCAATCTTCCTCGTTTGTACACTAGCTGTTACACCGACATCAGCTAAAGTAGTATTTGCAGATGTTGCGACAACCGATGCCACTTACGACGAGATCCAGTATTTAATCAGCCTTGGAGCGATTAAAGGATATCAGGAAAAGGGCAAAACATACTACAAACCCAATATGAGTGTGACGCGTGCACAAGCTGCGAAAATGGCAGTCATTGCTGCAGGTAAAAGTCCGCTGAAAGTAACTAAATCCTCGTACACAGATGTGAAAGTCGGTTCAGAACAATCGACATACATCGAACGTGCACGTCAACTTGGATTATTTACTACAACATCAGGGAAATTTTCTCCTAATGCCACTTTGTCTCGTGAAGAAATGAGTCACGTTTTATCTATCGCATTTAATTTAAATGTAAGTGACTATAAAGAATTGCCGGTGTACTTCCCAGATGTATCGAGTTCGAATACATATGCTCCGTATATTAAAGCAATCTACTATAATGGGATTACAAAAGGTAGTGACGGAAAATATATGCCAAAAAGCTCAGTTACTCGAGCACAGTTTGCATCATTTATCGCTAGAGCAAAAAGCGATAAATTCCGACTAGCCTTACCCGAGCACCTTGATTCAGTTGATACGACACAGGTAATTGGTCTTGTATCCGTAACAACAGACGGCTTAAATGTTCGTACAAAGCCGACAACATCAAGTGCAGTGATTGGAAGAGTAAATAAGGGCGGTAAGTTATCGGTATATGCTGTGGAAGGTGATTGGTTAAAAGTTTCTTATCAAGGCTATTACGGCTATATCAGTAAATCATATGCGAAATTCCTTGCACCAGACGGCAATGCCATTGGACCATCAATTAAAGCTGTCAAGACAAATACAATTATAAATCTGTATTACAAACCGACATCGTCATCGAAAAAAATTAAACAAATTTCTGCCGGTTCAACATTGTCAGTCTATAAAGAAATTGACGGCTATTATTTAACAACAGCTGGGGGAGTTCCTGGCTATATTGTAAAAAATAGTACGACGGATGTAGGGGGTTCCAATGTGAATCCGCCACCATCAGAAACGGATTCCGATAACAATAATCCAATCGTAACATCCGGCACAACAGGTAAAGTAACAGTTGCGAGTTTAAACATGCGCAAATCCGCTTCAGGATCATCAGCGACAATTAAACAGTTATCAAAAGGAACAGTAATTGCGGTACATTCCATTGATGGCTATTGGGCAAAAGTAACTGCGGGCAAAGATACAGGCTATGTGCACAAATCGTACATTAAACTAGTGAACGAAAAAGGCAGTCCTGTAAAAGACCGTATTATTATTTTAGACCCGGGCCACGGTGGTAAAGATCCGGGTGCTGTTAACTCGGGCAGTACTGAAAAAGCGATCGTTCTAAAAGTCGGCAATCTTGTCAAACAAAAACTTGAAGCGAACGGCGCAAAAGTCTTCTCTACGCGTACAGGGGATACATTCCCGACATTACAGGATCGTGTAAACCTTACAAAAAACAAATTCGGTGAAATATTTGTCAGTATCCACGTAAATGCTGCGACATCAACAAGTGCTCAAGGTACTGAAACGTACTACAGCATCACAACAGGTGACCAGTATGAAGAGGATAAAAAGCTGGCAACTTATATCAATACTGAAATTGTTAACAATGCGAACATGAAAAACCGTGGCGTTAAAGAAGCACAGTACTATGTGACACGCAATATGATCATTCCTTCTGTATTGGTAGAACTTGGGTTCATCTCGAATGCAGAAGACCGTAAAAAATTAATCAATGACAAGTACGTGGAAATCTATGCACAATCCATTTATAACGGGATTGTTGATTACTACAGAAAATAA
- a CDS encoding ABC transporter permease — MSKFKVLIKKLYKQKITSKSFILTTLLYLVVLSGFMFWSEIKDLIFSGDADTIAVVNETEFDIAQVLQDTDDVEYVYVESGDIADKLKDGDYYAAFTLSDADGKLAAKIESYDPLPLNDQQDFQSALSQAGQLYAMSQMELSPEQQQLLLSSEPVITLNSLNEAADDGKSAEEKMAGVWVSYAIGIIIYIFVASYLSMITTDVASEKGSRALEMLLVSVKPEVHFRSKIVGVFLVALTQFVILFGGLLLLLRFSDGGNKWSIVTDLLNSLSISYFLYIIGFLFLTIFMYLIIGALFGSLVSKVEEAGQVMMPAMMLTLVGFYVMLTGMGNPDTMLIKVFSYIPFTSGMVMPMRLGATDMNAIEPIISFVLLVVTVLTLYFLSLSFYKRSVLTYSSGGIIEKMKTVFKVTT; from the coding sequence TTGTCTAAATTTAAAGTGCTCATTAAAAAATTATATAAACAAAAAATTACATCAAAGTCCTTTATTTTAACAACATTGCTTTACTTAGTAGTGCTAAGCGGGTTTATGTTCTGGTCTGAAATCAAAGACCTCATTTTCTCTGGGGATGCCGATACAATTGCTGTTGTAAATGAAACTGAATTTGATATCGCGCAAGTACTGCAGGATACAGATGATGTCGAATATGTATATGTTGAATCAGGGGATATCGCGGATAAATTGAAGGACGGAGACTATTATGCGGCCTTTACCTTATCAGATGCAGATGGCAAACTAGCGGCGAAAATCGAATCATATGATCCGCTTCCGCTAAATGACCAGCAAGATTTCCAAAGTGCGCTAAGTCAAGCAGGTCAGCTGTATGCAATGAGTCAAATGGAATTATCACCAGAGCAGCAACAGCTACTATTATCGTCAGAACCGGTTATTACGTTGAATTCATTGAATGAAGCTGCGGATGACGGTAAATCTGCAGAAGAAAAAATGGCGGGTGTTTGGGTTTCATATGCGATTGGAATTATCATTTATATTTTTGTTGCATCGTATTTATCAATGATTACAACAGATGTTGCTTCGGAAAAAGGGTCTCGTGCACTGGAAATGTTATTAGTAAGCGTGAAGCCTGAAGTGCATTTCCGTTCAAAAATTGTCGGTGTATTTTTAGTCGCACTTACACAATTCGTTATTCTATTCGGAGGCCTCTTATTATTGCTACGCTTCTCGGATGGCGGAAACAAATGGTCAATTGTAACGGATCTGCTTAATTCTCTATCGATCAGTTACTTCTTGTATATTATCGGGTTCTTATTCTTAACGATTTTCATGTATTTAATTATCGGTGCATTATTCGGATCCCTTGTTTCAAAAGTAGAAGAGGCAGGGCAAGTAATGATGCCGGCAATGATGCTGACACTTGTTGGATTCTACGTAATGCTGACTGGTATGGGTAACCCGGATACAATGCTGATTAAAGTATTCTCTTACATTCCGTTTACATCAGGTATGGTTATGCCGATGCGTTTAGGTGCAACGGATATGAATGCCATTGAACCAATCATTAGCTTCGTTCTTTTAGTTGTAACAGTACTGACACTTTACTTCCTAAGTTTGTCATTCTACAAACGAAGTGTACTGACATATTCATCAGGCGGTATTATTGAAAAAATGAAAACGGTATTTAAAGTAACAACGTAA
- a CDS encoding AraC family transcriptional regulator: MTFKMIKKEFKLVGIKGSGEYENFGSEVPLLAKQLLSRSNDFDFPTESEIALYEPKKSADHTTGNFYVGLIVHEKLNKIPTGMDYLETNNHYITTRGNIMELDKLHEGLLKWGTAQGYKRDMDSYIIETYHSVNEGEEVEIYLPIIA, translated from the coding sequence TTGACATTTAAAATGATAAAAAAGGAATTCAAGTTGGTTGGCATAAAGGGCAGTGGGGAGTATGAAAACTTTGGAAGTGAAGTACCATTGCTTGCAAAACAGTTATTAAGTCGTTCGAATGACTTCGATTTTCCGACCGAAAGTGAAATTGCATTGTATGAGCCTAAAAAGAGTGCCGATCATACGACGGGCAATTTCTATGTAGGACTTATCGTTCACGAGAAATTGAACAAAATCCCTACAGGAATGGATTATTTAGAGACAAATAACCATTATATCACGACTAGAGGCAACATAATGGAACTAGATAAACTTCATGAAGGTTTGCTTAAATGGGGAACAGCGCAAGGTTATAAAAGAGATATGGATTCGTATATTATCGAAACTTATCACTCCGTCAACGAGGGGGAAGAAGTAGAAATCTATTTACCAATCATTGCGTAA
- a CDS encoding YqhV family protein, which translates to MLGYNTSKEVVPIIDKALIMIIALRIISGSIELTAAALMFKFNDLEKAFYINTLLALVGPVILIVTTGLALLGLAEKISLARIICLFCGISLILFSLKSG; encoded by the coding sequence ATGTTAGGTTACAACACTAGCAAGGAAGTGGTTCCAATTATTGATAAGGCACTCATCATGATTATTGCTTTAAGAATTATCTCGGGAAGTATTGAGTTGACGGCTGCTGCGTTAATGTTTAAATTCAATGATTTGGAAAAGGCCTTTTATATTAATACGTTACTCGCACTGGTCGGTCCGGTAATTTTAATCGTTACAACGGGACTAGCATTGCTTGGCCTGGCGGAAAAAATCTCATTGGCTCGAATAATATGTCTTTTCTGCGGGATTTCACTTATCCTTTTCAGTTTGAAATCCGGTTGA
- a CDS encoding VOC family protein gives MSGKLVRVGTTYIPVTDVDLSAEWYVKNLEAALSYKDKDKAILNFANQSFFLVKSNENATANFKDKYGNERFSITFEVDGLHALAKLHEEFLQSGVEVGEIENRGHAGRNFVFYDLDKNKFDVWSELSPAFKK, from the coding sequence ATGAGCGGAAAATTAGTGAGAGTCGGAACAACATACATACCGGTAACGGACGTGGATCTATCTGCTGAATGGTATGTGAAGAACCTGGAAGCGGCTTTAAGCTATAAAGACAAGGATAAAGCCATCTTAAACTTTGCAAATCAAAGTTTCTTTCTAGTGAAATCGAATGAAAATGCCACTGCCAATTTTAAAGATAAATATGGAAACGAACGTTTTTCGATAACATTTGAAGTTGATGGATTACACGCTTTAGCAAAATTGCATGAAGAATTTCTGCAAAGCGGTGTAGAAGTCGGTGAGATTGAGAATCGCGGGCATGCCGGAAGGAATTTTGTCTTTTATGATCTGGATAAAAATAAATTCGATGTGTGGAGCGAACTGAGCCCTGCTTTTAAAAAATAA
- a CDS encoding MFS transporter: protein MDKNKGEVSIWCIVSLTSIPLIMTLGNSMLIPVLPILEDKVGITSFQSSMIITSYSVAAIFLIPVAGYLSDRFGRKVVILPSLILALIGGLIAGFASWKMEDPYTMIIIGRIIQGIGAAGAMPIVLPLVGDLYQDDDEKISSTLGVIETSNTFGKVLSPILGSIFAAILWFLPFFSISALSLISIALIFFFVKVPKEKDEPLKFKGFLDNTKEVFKDEGRWLYTVFLNGALVMLILFSMLFFLSENLETVHDIKGIKKGFVLAIPLLLLCISSFISGRKIKGDLKRIKKIIVVSLIAMSASIIFVGYTSKKLFLLLIVTSIVGIAIGALLPALDTIITDNIRKELRGTVSSFYSSARFIGVAAGPPIMSLVMKEHLNISYITAGILGLLLLFLVWKYIKIEDIEPKENT, encoded by the coding sequence ATGGATAAAAATAAAGGAGAGGTAAGTATATGGTGCATTGTAAGTCTGACTTCTATTCCTCTCATCATGACTTTAGGAAATTCAATGCTTATTCCGGTACTTCCAATATTGGAGGACAAAGTCGGAATTACATCTTTTCAGTCGAGCATGATCATTACAAGCTATTCAGTGGCAGCAATTTTTCTAATTCCGGTAGCTGGCTATTTATCTGATCGCTTTGGCCGGAAAGTCGTCATCTTACCAAGTCTGATTTTAGCGTTAATCGGAGGTTTGATCGCCGGGTTTGCTTCATGGAAAATGGAGGATCCGTATACAATGATTATTATCGGAAGGATCATCCAAGGAATAGGTGCCGCAGGAGCGATGCCCATCGTTTTACCGCTTGTAGGTGACCTGTATCAGGATGATGACGAAAAAATCAGTTCGACTTTAGGTGTCATCGAAACGTCCAATACGTTCGGTAAAGTGCTGAGTCCCATTTTAGGTTCAATATTTGCTGCTATATTATGGTTTCTTCCGTTCTTTTCTATATCAGCACTCAGTTTAATTTCCATTGCCCTTATATTCTTCTTTGTAAAAGTGCCTAAAGAAAAAGATGAACCTTTAAAGTTTAAGGGGTTTTTGGACAATACAAAAGAGGTTTTTAAAGACGAAGGAAGATGGCTGTATACGGTATTCCTTAATGGAGCCCTTGTGATGCTCATATTATTCAGTATGCTATTTTTCTTATCAGAAAATCTGGAAACAGTTCATGATATTAAAGGGATTAAGAAAGGTTTTGTACTGGCCATCCCGCTGCTGCTTCTTTGTATTTCCTCTTTTATTTCCGGCCGGAAAATTAAAGGGGATTTGAAAAGAATTAAGAAAATTATCGTTGTTTCCCTCATTGCCATGTCAGCCAGCATTATTTTCGTCGGTTATACAAGCAAAAAACTGTTTCTGCTGCTGATCGTTACAAGTATCGTCGGAATCGCGATCGGTGCACTATTGCCTGCTCTTGATACCATTATCACGGATAATATTCGTAAAGAATTGCGTGGAACCGTATCCTCATTCTACAGTTCTGCGAGATTTATCGGTGTTGCGGCAGGTCCGCCGATTATGTCCCTAGTCATGAAAGAGCATCTCAATATCAGCTATATTACGGCGGGAATTTTAGGACTACTTCTTTTATTCCTCGTGTGGAAGTACATTAAAATAGAGGATATCGAACCAAAAGAAAACACTTAG
- a CDS encoding LysE family transporter, with translation MNSLFTYIFLGITMAATFGPVKNVLLNTGLKNGFFHAWFFSLGALTTDIAYMFVVYFGVGKFIDSILLQTILWSFGSFVLLYTGIESLLTLHKIEMNSKTGRILRFRHSLLAGLLMSLLNPITILFWLGIYGSILAKTAGIATGLDIILISSAILLGIILVDFLYSFLSSVARKLLSVKLLKTVTVFSSIFMIGFGIYFGKQAFLLLF, from the coding sequence ATGAATTCATTATTTACCTATATTTTCTTAGGCATAACCATGGCCGCTACTTTCGGGCCTGTTAAGAACGTTCTATTAAATACGGGATTAAAAAACGGTTTTTTTCATGCGTGGTTTTTCAGCCTGGGTGCATTGACTACCGACATCGCATACATGTTCGTCGTTTATTTTGGCGTCGGAAAATTTATCGATTCGATTCTTTTACAAACAATTTTATGGTCATTTGGCAGTTTTGTACTTTTGTATACCGGGATTGAAAGTTTGCTGACGCTACATAAAATTGAAATGAATTCAAAAACCGGCAGGATCCTGAGATTTAGACATTCATTGTTAGCCGGATTGTTAATGTCATTGCTGAATCCCATTACAATCCTTTTCTGGCTGGGGATTTACGGATCTATTCTCGCAAAAACAGCAGGAATCGCTACGGGATTGGACATCATATTAATTAGCAGTGCCATATTGCTCGGCATTATTCTTGTCGATTTTCTTTATTCATTTCTGTCCAGTGTCGCCCGCAAATTATTGTCGGTTAAGCTCTTGAAAACTGTCACGGTCTTTTCATCAATATTTATGATCGGATTTGGCATCTATTTTGGAAAACAGGCATTTCTTCTATTATTTTAA
- a CDS encoding ABC transporter ATP-binding protein has protein sequence MVLQLKDVTKRYRDFVAVNRLNFTIEKGEIFGLIGQNGAGKTTTFRMILDLQDTTEGTITWDGQPIKSVSRDFLGYLPEERGIFPQMKVEEQLYFFGELHGMDKNELKKDIDFWIERFDLEEKRNVKAETLSKGNKQKVQLIASFIHKPAFLILDEPFSGLDPVNMELLKNAILYLRDQGMTILFSSHQMDNVEELCDHLCLLKRGESLFSGSLLDLKKQYGKTKLTVRTDKSFEVLSNYPGVNHVKMERDSQAVLTLEDEKYAPEIFDLLSNGNYIEKFSLDYLSLHEIFKEKVGAGLV, from the coding sequence ATGGTATTACAACTGAAAGATGTGACGAAACGCTACCGTGATTTCGTTGCAGTAAACCGATTGAACTTTACAATTGAAAAAGGCGAAATATTTGGCTTAATCGGGCAAAATGGTGCAGGTAAAACGACTACATTCCGAATGATTCTGGATTTACAGGATACAACAGAAGGTACCATTACATGGGATGGGCAGCCGATTAAATCAGTGAGCCGTGATTTTTTAGGTTATTTACCGGAGGAGCGCGGTATTTTCCCGCAAATGAAAGTGGAAGAGCAGCTTTACTTTTTCGGCGAGCTGCATGGTATGGATAAAAACGAGCTGAAAAAAGATATCGACTTTTGGATCGAGCGCTTTGATCTGGAAGAAAAACGAAATGTAAAAGCCGAGACTTTATCAAAAGGGAATAAGCAAAAGGTTCAATTAATCGCCAGCTTTATTCACAAACCGGCATTTTTAATTCTTGATGAACCGTTTAGCGGACTGGACCCGGTTAACATGGAGTTGCTGAAAAATGCAATTCTGTATTTGCGCGACCAAGGAATGACGATTTTATTCTCAAGTCACCAAATGGATAACGTTGAGGAGCTTTGTGATCACTTATGTTTACTAAAGCGCGGTGAATCCCTGTTTTCAGGCTCGCTGCTTGATCTGAAAAAGCAGTACGGTAAAACGAAACTGACAGTACGTACTGACAAATCTTTTGAAGTATTAAGCAACTATCCAGGTGTAAATCATGTTAAAATGGAACGTGATTCACAGGCAGTACTGACACTTGAAGATGAAAAATATGCACCTGAAATTTTTGACCTGCTTTCAAACGGCAATTACATCGAAAAATTCAGTTTAGATTATTTATCGCTGCATGAAATTTTCAAAGAGAAAGTAGGTGCCGGCCTTGTCTAA